One Pseudomonadales bacterium genomic window, GTTTGAGCAACATTCACGTAGTCGTCTACGGCTATATTTTTATCGCGCATCAGCTTTTCATTACCAAACAGCAACTGCTGCTCACCGACGAAACCCTCTACGCCATGTCCGGCAATCGCCGAGAACTTTTCAACTTTATCCAGTGACAAGTTGCGTTCGTTGGCGGACTCCACGATAGATACCGCCAAGGGATGCTCAGACCCTGCTTCCAAACTTGCCGCCAAACGCAGCACTTCATCTTCACTTTCAGCATGAGCAAGATGAATATTGGTGACTTTAGGTGAACCCAAAGTAATAGTGCCGGTTTTATCCAGTATCATGGCGGTGATTTTGGAGGAGGTTTGCAAGGCTTCACCATTACGAATCAGCACCCCCGCCTCGGCGGCTTTACCCACACCGACCATCACCGACATCGGTGTTGCTAACCCCAGCGCACAGGGACACGCAATAATTAACACTGTGGTGGCGGAAACGATGGCAAAGGCTACTGCCGGATCAGGGCCAAAATTCAGCCAAGTTAATGCACTCACCACCGCAATGATCATGACCACAGGGACAAAATAAGCAGAGATCACATCAGCCAAGCGGCCAATCGGTGGTTTCGAGTTCTGCGCACGTTTGACCATGCCGATGATTTGCGCCAGTGCTGTATCTTTACCCACGCGCGTGGCCTTAAACACGATTGAACCAGTTTTGTTAATGGTGCCGCCGACGACCTCATCATCCTGCTTCTTTTCGACCGGCATGGGTTCACCAGTTAGCATCGATTCATCCACCGCGGTATGACCTTCGAGCACCACGCCATCAACCGGTATTCTTTCACCGGGCCGTACCCGCACCTTGTCATTCAGCAGCACCTGCTCGATCAGGATATCAATCTCTTTATCATCACGAATGACCCGTGCGGTTTTCGCCTGCAGGCCGATTAAACGCTTGATCGCTTCGGAGGTTCTGCCGCGCGCTTTTATTTCCAAAGCAAGACCCAGATCAATCAGGCCTATAATCATGGCGGTCGCTTCAAAGTACACATGCCGGGCCATCTCGGGAACAGCGTACGGAAAGAACACCACCACCATGGAATAAAGCCAGGCAGTGCCGGTACCCAAGGCAATAAGCGTATCCATGTTCGCACTGTGATTCGCCAAGGATTTCCAGGCACCCACATAAAAGTGTTTGCCGGAAAAGAACATCACACCTAGAGTGATTAGCCCAACAACCAACCAAACCATGCGTTCTGTATTGGTGGTCACTGTCATTTCGCCAACAATGACGCTATAGGCCATCAGAGGCACGCCCAATGTTAAGGCGATGGTCATTTCACGCATTAAGCGCTTGTAATAGGCCCAGTCGGCTTGCTCCTTTTCATCCAATGAATCCTGCTCCGATCCATCCTCTTGTACTTTCGCGTTATAGCCTGCTTTTTCCACCGCTTTAATCAGGTCATCTGCATTCACCGCACCGATGACTGTGGCGGTTCTCTGCGCAAAATTCATTTCGGCCTTCTCGACACCTGGCACATTGTTTAAGGCAGCTTCTATTTTTCCGACACAGCTGCCGCAGCTCGCCCCCTCAATGATTAACTCCTGACTCGCGGAACCCACCGGCGATTGCTGGTCGTCCTGATGGCCTTTGGCATGACTTGCCTGTTGATCCTGTGTTGAGTGATTCATAACGAAACCCTTTTCATTATTTGGTGGCAACAGCCGACAGGTTGATTACTATTTGCTTTATTAAATCGACAATACTTCATTGCCTGCCTCCTTTATTTTTCGTAGGAAAGCTTTCAATCAAATGACAAATCATTTGCCCGGTTGGCGCTTGATCCGGTTTAGATTCCCAGTCTTTTACGGCCGCTTGCATGCGTGCTCTGAGCGCCTTCATTTCGGTAAATTTTTTCTCTGTTTCAGTCAGTCGTTGCTTAATAAGTTCTCGCACCACGGGGCATGCCGTATGGCCTGCTTTAGCTTCGTCGATAACCACCATGACGTCTTTCACCGAAAACCCCAGCTGCCGTGCAGCCAAAATAAAACTTAACCTTTGAGCATCTGATGTCGAATATTCTTTGTACCCATTATTAAGGTTCTTTTTTGGCGCTAACAAACCCACACGAGTGTAATAGCGCACTGTGTCGGCGCTGATATCCAATGCATCGGCTAATTGATTGACTCTCATAAACGCCTCTCGTTTTCGGAATAAAACCTAGGACTACTCCACACACCCGAAAGCCTACACCTATGTCTAAGACACAGGTCAAGCTGACTTTTGGCATTTGTGCAGCACCAGCTAAACAAGTAGTCTTTACCTCTTTGCCAACGGCTCCTCCAGACCCATAACCCCGACACTCGCCTTAGCGGTGAAGTTATATCCTTCGGGCCCTCAAAACTTCGCCTCAAAGTATTTTTGATTTTGATAACTGCCCTGGGTAATTCAATTTACCCAGGGCAGTCCTTCCACCTTTAGTCAGCGAACTGATCCTTGATATATTTCAACACGGTATCCATATCTGCCGAAGTTAAGGACGGATTGCCGCCTTTTGCCGGCATCGCCATCAAGCTTGCTGGGCTTTTAAACCCGTTGATGATATTGGCTAGCAGCTCTCCATCAGGCTTGCTCAACCTGCCGCGTTTATCAGTAAAGTCAGGCATGCCTGGCAG contains:
- a CDS encoding copper-translocating P-type ATPase, giving the protein MNHSTQDQQASHAKGHQDDQQSPVGSASQELIIEGASCGSCVGKIEAALNNVPGVEKAEMNFAQRTATVIGAVNADDLIKAVEKAGYNAKVQEDGSEQDSLDEKEQADWAYYKRLMREMTIALTLGVPLMAYSVIVGEMTVTTNTERMVWLVVGLITLGVMFFSGKHFYVGAWKSLANHSANMDTLIALGTGTAWLYSMVVVFFPYAVPEMARHVYFEATAMIIGLIDLGLALEIKARGRTSEAIKRLIGLQAKTARVIRDDKEIDILIEQVLLNDKVRVRPGERIPVDGVVLEGHTAVDESMLTGEPMPVEKKQDDEVVGGTINKTGSIVFKATRVGKDTALAQIIGMVKRAQNSKPPIGRLADVISAYFVPVVMIIAVVSALTWLNFGPDPAVAFAIVSATTVLIIACPCALGLATPMSVMVGVGKAAEAGVLIRNGEALQTSSKITAMILDKTGTITLGSPKVTNIHLAHAESEDEVLRLAASLEAGSEHPLAVSIVESANERNLSLDKVEKFSAIAGHGVEGFVGEQQLLFGNEKLMRDKNIAVDDYVNVAQTMAEEAKTPMYFAVNGELAAIIAVSDPIKEDSISAIKRLQKNGIRVVMLTGDNRATAKAVAKKVGITEFFAEVLPEQKAEKVAQLQMQNEIVGMTGDGINDAPALALANVGFAIGTGTDVAIESADITLMRGSLHGLADAIAVSKATLRNIKQNLFGAFIYNVAGVPFAAGVLYPFFGLLLSPVIAGAAMAFSSLTVVSNANRLRFFKAQEH
- a CDS encoding MerR family transcriptional regulator, with protein sequence MRVNQLADALDISADTVRYYTRVGLLAPKKNLNNGYKEYSTSDAQRLSFILAARQLGFSVKDVMVVIDEAKAGHTACPVVRELIKQRLTETEKKFTEMKALRARMQAAVKDWESKPDQAPTGQMICHLIESFPTKNKGGRQ